The genomic stretch TAAGTGTGATacgattaaaataatgaatgtatAACGAcgtgaatatttatataaggaacttaaataatgaattctttattttattttatacatcaactctttaaagtcaaagtcaaagtctaaaatatctttattcaagtaggcccataggtggcacttttgatgcgtacataagaattacacggtagtgagatgatggcgataaccacattcgttaacttaaaactaaagctacgagggttccaaacgcgtcctggtctaagaagaagcccacaacaaacttagccgggtgtttttttttgttatcaccatctcacaatgtcattttaaattattagaagagcaacctggttagagcaataatttacacccaagcttttttatcgtttacgtagtcctttatactataataggacttttctataagcttacgtttaatacaaactttgaactttttaagagacatctccaagatgtcaattggtagtttattatagaatTTGGTAGTTTATGTAGCATACCTACTGGTAAAAGTAAAGTGTAATacaaatgtataatataaagcACTTCTCAAGTTTTTTTCACTCAACTAAGCAGGACGCTTCCAAAAAAAATGAGACCTTTCAGTCTTTACATTGCGTATTTAACTATATCTAGATAAGTATCCGATACTAAGGTTACGATCTTGGCTTTCCGAGAATTTTACAATAATGTAGTATCCAGTACCCATGCGGGTGAAATCGTTGGCTAGTGGGTTATTTCTAGACAAAAAACAATGATAATACAATTactaacatttaatatatagaaAACACGTCTGCCGAACGGTTTACGtaatttcacatttaaaatggCGCTATAATACCGCCATATTGATCACATGCATAATAATTTATCCGAACGAACGAACcttgaaaatattaatcaaagtTATAATTGGCacttgtacaaaaaaaaaaaaataaccattgCCTTTAACTTATtactttcagttttattttagttcggTTAGGCTACGTGTTCctaacgtaatttttttaaccaCATTACCTAAACTGCAATAAATAATGACTTAACCTACTTATGAGTCTCATGCTATTGATCGTGTATTGAATACAAGATAAGTTGCTACTTTTTAGAATAGGGTAAGTAgaaattaatacttttattaagGTTTAATCTTAACACATaaacaattatgttttattattatcaatagggAACTTAACAAGGACCTCTTACACGAACTAGTATATCAGGCTGATCGACAAAAAAACCATCTATACCAGCGTCTATAAACgcttttatttcgttttctagATCTCcaaaatcataaatattattaccaaTTTGAAATTCTCGcggcaaaaataaattttcagcGCGAAATGTCCAGGGAGTTACTTGCAAACCTACAGCGTGTGCGTCGCTGACAAAGCTCGTCGGTTGCCCCAAGTTGTTAAAAGCATCTCTAGGAATAATATAGCTTTTTGCCGGTCCCACGGCAGAAGCGTAACTAGCTACATCTGCAAGTCCAGTTGGAGTTGCCATTTGTCCGTAAGTGAGATTGTTCCCTAGTTCAGACTGATCGAATGGTACCTTAGATTTTGCGTCAAATAATTGAACTAATCTAATTTCGgtaatatttttcagttcttTCAGATTGCTGACTTCGAAAGATTGAATGAAAGCAGGAGCGTTCCTTCCGATGTATCCATTTCTATGAAAAATGTCAACCACTTTCTGTTCCATTGGTAATCCAAGGCGTTGAAAATGGCTACTGTATTTCAATTCTGGATAGACGCCAATAGAGCGATTCTCTACTTTTTCTAGAGCTTTGACCAAATTGATTATTTCTTGAAACGTCGGTACGTCTAACGATCTATCCATTCGAGTGTTAGCCCTCCTTGTGATGGGCATGGGTTCTGTACTtcttagaatttttatttctgcAAGTGTAAAGTCTTCTGAAAACCACCCGTTCACTAGACTTCCGCTGACTCTTTGTGTTCGTCGCCGTGAAGCAAATTCAGGACGTTGGGCTATATCGGTTGAGACTCCTAGTTCGTTTTCATGCCTTGCAATGAGATGACCATCTTTTGTTATTACAAGGTCTGGCTCTACATAGTCAGCTCCCATTGTTATGGCTAAAGCGTAAGAACCGAGAGTGTGTTCTGAAACATAACCACTGGCGCCCCGATGAGCCACAACAGCAGGTTTACAGTCATCAGCACCTCGTCTATTTAGTTCACTAGTTTGTTGGGTAGCCAATACTTTTGCTACATTTACAAGAAAACACACACATGTTAACACTAGAAATACACGTCTGTCcatctttatttttcattaataattaggaaaacaaataaaaatatttgttatcaaTTAATCTATTCTTATAGATCTCAATTCCAAATTATTTCTGATTTACTAATTATATTTGTCATTTTATCTGTAACATATCAATCAATATCTGATaacattgttttgtattttgattaaaaaaattaatgattcaTTCAATAAAAATGGAAAGGTTTCGTTatagtatttgttttattgGGCAGCATTATGGGCTACCctctatttatataatatttacaacaatGTTAGGTTTCAAAACAACTTCAATCATTACACAAAGAACAtagagcttaatttgctgtaatccGCGAAAAACTGGCAGTTCTgcaaggtgttattataatttcttctgtCTGTACACACCACTTTACATACATCTTCCAAAATGCGCTCTCGAACGTTTCACGCAGCGCTGGAGACTTTAGGTTAATTTGCTGagtaaaatctttttaatacctatttaaattagTCTAATAATGTCTCGCAAATACAGTTTTTCTTTgttctattttagttttttttaaccactaattattatgtaaaatttcgTATTTGACTTATACCTACTTTGCTATACTCAGACTGAAACATGTTTAGCCTTACTTCAAACAACTTTTCCATATTAGGAACAGTTAAAACTAGACAAAGttgtgtgttaaaaaaaatcttgctcgtTTTAGCActaaaattaacacaaaatagTCAAAGGACACTATAGATCTCAGCCTCAGTACCTAACCAATAAATTTGCTTAGGTACTGAGGTTGAGATTTTATTATCTATGATTATCACAAACATGGTCCACGTATACGCAAGGGTATGTCAGGTTGATCAGAGAAAAGACCATCAATACCAGCCCCAATATACCGTTGCAGTTCTCCAGTCAAATCTCCTCGGGCTCCTTTCGAAGGATTATCACTTTGATATTCCTCGGGCAGGAATGTGTTTTCCGCGCGGAAAGTATAAGGGTGCACCTTTAGTCCCACAGCATGAGCATCAGCGACAAAACTTGTTGGGTCTCCTAAACTATTATCAGCATTACGAGGAATAATATAGCTCTTGTCAGGTCCTACTGCAGAAGCATATTTTGCTACTTCCGCTAACCCTTCTGGTGTAGACATACTGCCATATGTAATATTTGCTCCCAATAAAACTTGGTCAGCTGGCTCTAAGGATTTACTGTCGTATAGCTGCAATAGTCTtagatttgttattttcttcagttcttttaaattatttatttcaaaggaTTGAATATATACAGGTGCGTCAGAATCTAAGTAACCGTTTTGATGGAAGGTGTTCACAACCAATTCCTCCATCGGTAGTCCCAACTTTTTAAAATGATTACTATGCTTTATCTCCGGATAGATACCAATCGTTCGACGTTGACTAATTTGTAAACTTTTTACTAGATCGATAATTTCTTGGAACGTTATTACTTGAAAAGCGCCGTCCATTCTAGCGTTACCTGGTCTGATATCTGGGATTCTTTCGATTGCTCTCAAGGTTTTGATTTCTGCCAATGTAAAATCTTCAGTAAACCAGCCACTCACTTCATTACTGTCAATTTTTTGCGTTCGATAACGGTCCGCGAACTCGGTATGGTTTGCGACGTCTGTTGTCAATCCCAATTCGTTATCGTGCCTTGATATAAGATGTCTATCCTTCGTCATTACAAGGTCAGGTTCAACGTAGTCGGCACCCATAGTTATTGCAAGTGAATATGAGCCAAGTGTATGTTCGGGTGCATATCCGCTTGCACCACGATGCGCTATAATGACAGGTGTGCAAGAATCGGGGCCACGGTCATGTGACTGAGTCTTCCCAGTCGTGGATACCGCAGGAGTTGCAAAGACAATTGTCACTATTCCGATTGCCAGAAGGCCCAGAACACCAGCGAAACTTAACATTTTCCTGTTTATCTGTAAGTTGGAAAGAgcgaaaatttatatttgttacttttaggCACTTCTTACAATTTTTCGTATTGTAGGTAGATAAATAGAACCTACCTGAATACTCATATCTATAATTATTTAACGCTCTAAGCACTCTACTTTAAACTATATgatgcgcgttttagtttgcagctatactgagccagctcctttgtcacactttttttttttaatttttatactttaactattatt from Pararge aegeria chromosome 4, ilParAegt1.1, whole genome shotgun sequence encodes the following:
- the LOC120623358 gene encoding glycerophosphodiester phosphodiesterase GDPD6-like, with product MDRRVFLVLTCVCFLVNVAKVLATQQTSELNRRGADDCKPAVVAHRGASGYVSEHTLGSYALAITMGADYVEPDLVITKDGHLIARHENELGVSTDIAQRPEFASRRRTQRVSGSLVNGWFSEDFTLAEIKILRSTEPMPITRRANTRMDRSLDVPTFQEIINLVKALEKVENRSIGVYPELKYSSHFQRLGLPMEQKVVDIFHRNGYIGRNAPAFIQSFEVSNLKELKNITEIRLVQLFDAKSKVPFDQSELGNNLTYGQMATPTGLADVASYASAVGPAKSYIIPRDAFNNLGQPTSFVSDAHAVGLQVTPWTFRAENLFLPREFQIGNNIYDFGDLENEIKAFIDAGIDGFFVDQPDILVRVRGPC
- the LOC120623357 gene encoding glycerophosphodiester phosphodiesterase GDPD6-like isoform X2; its protein translation is MLSFAGVLGLLAIGIVTIVFATPAVSTTGKTQSHDRGPDSCTPVIIAHRGASGYAPEHTLGSYSLAITMGADYVEPDLVMTKDRHLISRHDNELGLTTDVANHTEFADRYRTQKIDSNEVSGWFTEDFTLAEIKTLRAIERIPDIRPGNARMDGAFQVITFQEIIDLVKSLQISQRRTIGIYPEIKHSNHFKKLGLPMEELVVNTFHQNGYLDSDAPVYIQSFEINNLKELKKITNLRLLQLYDSKSLEPADQVLLGANITYGSMSTPEGLAEVAKYASAVGPDKSYIIPRNADNSLGDPTSFVADAHAVGLKVHPYTFRAENTFLPEEYQSDNPSKGARGDLTGELQRYIGAGIDGLFSDQPDIPLRIRGPCL
- the LOC120623357 gene encoding glycerophosphodiester phosphodiesterase GDPD6-like isoform X1, with product MSIQINRKMLSFAGVLGLLAIGIVTIVFATPAVSTTGKTQSHDRGPDSCTPVIIAHRGASGYAPEHTLGSYSLAITMGADYVEPDLVMTKDRHLISRHDNELGLTTDVANHTEFADRYRTQKIDSNEVSGWFTEDFTLAEIKTLRAIERIPDIRPGNARMDGAFQVITFQEIIDLVKSLQISQRRTIGIYPEIKHSNHFKKLGLPMEELVVNTFHQNGYLDSDAPVYIQSFEINNLKELKKITNLRLLQLYDSKSLEPADQVLLGANITYGSMSTPEGLAEVAKYASAVGPDKSYIIPRNADNSLGDPTSFVADAHAVGLKVHPYTFRAENTFLPEEYQSDNPSKGARGDLTGELQRYIGAGIDGLFSDQPDIPLRIRGPCL